A DNA window from Candidatus Bodocaedibacter vickermanii contains the following coding sequences:
- a CDS encoding replicative DNA helicase: protein MSSVVDLKQTFAVTTAEGQENSVPYNPEAEQLLLGTLLYNNAPFEKTSEFLKPDHFVNPVHQQIYTAIQRYVERGHVADPITLKGYFTQHPDAEQISSYLVSLATNAHQIIDVEHYGRIIYDLSLRRQLIALGSEVVVEARRIDTEKTTDEQITDIEQKLFYLATQQDSQRAALPFKAALTEAINTAKKAFQSDRKIVGVTSGLKSVDDYLGGFHNSDLVILAGRPSMGKTALATTIAFNSAKAHLEKRVEGAGVLFFSLEMSAEQLATRLLAAESQVSSEKIRRGELTSASFERFIEVSRELENMNLFIDDTPALSVSSLRSRARRLKRQHNIGFIIIDYLQLLTTGRHGGDNRVNEISEISRSLKAIAKELSVPIIALSQLSRAVEQRDDKRPQLSDLRESGSIEQDADVVLFVYREEYYLARKEPNIEDVKKYNEWTDRLQKVASTAEVIIGKQRHGPVGTVRLHFDGRFTRFSNLDQTYQEVY, encoded by the coding sequence ATGTCGTCCGTTGTTGATCTTAAGCAGACATTTGCTGTGACAACAGCAGAAGGTCAAGAAAATTCCGTACCCTATAATCCTGAGGCTGAGCAGCTTTTGCTTGGAACGTTGTTGTATAACAATGCTCCATTTGAAAAGACGTCAGAATTTCTAAAACCCGATCATTTTGTTAATCCAGTACACCAACAAATTTATACGGCCATACAGCGATATGTTGAACGTGGTCATGTTGCCGACCCTATTACCTTAAAGGGATATTTTACGCAACATCCAGATGCGGAACAGATTAGTTCATATTTGGTTAGCCTTGCGACGAATGCGCATCAAATCATTGATGTTGAACATTACGGACGCATTATTTATGACTTGTCTTTGCGTAGGCAATTAATTGCGTTGGGGTCGGAGGTTGTTGTTGAGGCGCGTCGTATTGATACAGAAAAGACGACGGATGAGCAAATCACTGACATTGAGCAGAAATTATTTTATCTTGCGACTCAACAAGATTCACAACGTGCGGCGCTGCCCTTTAAGGCAGCATTAACAGAAGCGATTAACACTGCGAAAAAAGCATTCCAAAGTGATCGCAAAATTGTGGGTGTGACGTCTGGCTTAAAAAGCGTGGATGATTATTTGGGTGGGTTTCACAATTCCGATTTGGTTATTTTGGCAGGGCGACCCTCTATGGGTAAAACTGCATTGGCGACGACTATTGCCTTTAACTCGGCAAAAGCACATTTGGAAAAACGTGTTGAAGGTGCTGGTGTTTTGTTCTTTTCATTAGAAATGTCCGCAGAACAGTTGGCAACACGATTGCTTGCGGCGGAATCGCAAGTATCGTCAGAAAAAATTCGACGCGGCGAATTAACCAGCGCTAGCTTTGAACGATTTATTGAGGTAAGTCGCGAACTTGAAAATATGAATTTATTTATTGATGATACGCCAGCGTTGTCGGTATCGTCGTTACGATCGCGCGCGCGACGATTAAAGCGTCAGCATAATATTGGCTTTATCATTATTGACTATTTACAATTGCTTACCACGGGGCGCCATGGCGGCGACAACCGTGTGAATGAAATTTCGGAAATTTCACGATCACTAAAGGCGATTGCAAAAGAATTAAGCGTTCCGATTATTGCGCTGTCACAGTTGTCTCGTGCGGTAGAGCAACGCGATGATAAGAGGCCGCAGCTTTCAGACTTGCGAGAATCTGGATCGATTGAGCAAGACGCTGACGTTGTGTTGTTCGTGTATCGTGAGGAATATTATCTGGCACGAAAAGAGCCTAATATTGAAGATGTTAAGAAGTACAACGAATGGACGGATCGTTTACAAAAGGTTGCCAGTACGGCAGAGGTGATTATTGGTAAGCAACGTCATGGTCCAGTGGGGACGGTTCGCTTACATTTC
- the rpsF gene encoding 30S ribosomal protein S6 — MMNKYECIYVARQDIPQSQVENMSEQFTGIIKEYNGTIHKVEYCGLRQLAYKIKKNRKGHYVEMHFEASPDAIVEMERQMGLHEDMLRFLTLRMKEFVKGPSPLSQTKGYKESRRVAVVAKEEAQEGVVA; from the coding sequence ATGATGAATAAATATGAGTGCATTTATGTTGCACGTCAGGACATTCCTCAATCTCAAGTTGAGAACATGTCCGAACAATTTACTGGCATTATCAAAGAATACAACGGCACTATTCACAAAGTTGAATATTGCGGTTTGCGCCAGTTAGCCTACAAAATTAAAAAGAACCGCAAGGGTCATTATGTTGAGATGCACTTTGAGGCTTCTCCAGATGCTATCGTTGAAATGGAGCGTCAAATGGGGCTGCACGAAGACATGTTGCGTTTCTTGACGTTGCGAATGAAAGAATTCGTAAAAGGTCCGTCTCCTTTGTCTCAAACAAAGGGATATAAAGAATCTCGTCGTGTTGCTGTTGTAGCAAAAGAAGAAGCTCAAGAAGGAGTTGTGGCATAA
- the pal gene encoding peptidoglycan-associated lipoprotein Pal gives MYKKLLSSLVVLFALTGCSSDPTDSMSSCQMGAMQTSFMNHVGMEGDRVFFDLDKSAVTAAEAAKLDKQVAWLAQNENASVRIVVEGHCDARGTSEYNLGLGKRRAEAVKAYLVSKAVSADRIDTVSYGKERPAVVGSDEAAYAKNRRGVTVVIE, from the coding sequence ATGTATAAAAAATTATTATCATCTCTGGTTGTGTTGTTTGCATTGACTGGGTGTTCTTCTGATCCAACAGACAGCATGTCTTCATGCCAAATGGGAGCTATGCAAACTAGCTTCATGAACCATGTTGGTATGGAAGGTGATCGCGTATTCTTCGACCTAGATAAAAGCGCTGTAACTGCTGCTGAAGCTGCAAAGCTTGATAAGCAAGTTGCTTGGTTGGCTCAAAACGAAAATGCAAGCGTTCGCATCGTTGTTGAAGGTCATTGTGATGCGCGCGGTACTTCTGAGTACAACTTAGGATTAGGTAAGCGTCGTGCTGAAGCAGTAAAAGCATACTTAGTATCTAAGGCTGTTTCTGCAGATCGTATTGATACAGTAAGCTATGGCAAAGAGCGTCCAGCAGTTGTTGGATCTGATGAAGCTGCTTACGCTAAGAATCGTCGTGGCGTAACTGTTGTAATTGAATAA
- a CDS encoding MATE family efflux transporter, with translation MKTLTKHPSGSFSELLSIAVPLILTALSGNLFVFVDRIMLSYYSFDVFNAVSGVGVVFATLCYPGCAIAAITEVFVGQYNGSGQYDKIAAPVWQMIFFAIASIVVYVPLALLGESLFLSPVFVKEGLLYYQILVIGAPLFLLQNAMAGFFIGVGRAGFVTAAVLISNLMNIILNYVLIFGFWIIPPLGAAGSATASMIAESIQLIILFGVFFNKHNHLKYLTRKASLNLKLLWEQLTIGVPGAVGHTFEIGGWAFLSNFRAGLGDAYVTVMSVSGASYLLFSFYTEGLQKAVTAITSNMIGSRDYRNIEKAKRSAFVLQALFLVLIFIPLVAWSEISIRPLIDIELLTPETLFAIKMALLGNFLFMLFDGYYWIYCGMLTAGGDTKTVMVVNSVSVWLFCVLPSVIWLTYFPSESYTVSLYSFPIYGAIVTGILYLRVRSNKWIKLDLSKAK, from the coding sequence ATGAAGACCTTAACAAAACATCCGTCGGGAAGTTTTTCTGAATTGTTGTCGATAGCGGTGCCATTAATATTAACGGCACTTTCGGGAAACCTGTTTGTGTTTGTTGATAGGATCATGTTGTCCTATTATTCGTTTGACGTATTTAATGCCGTGTCTGGGGTGGGGGTTGTGTTTGCGACGCTGTGTTATCCTGGGTGTGCAATAGCCGCAATCACAGAGGTATTTGTTGGTCAATATAATGGTTCTGGGCAATATGATAAAATCGCAGCACCCGTATGGCAGATGATCTTTTTCGCGATTGCATCCATTGTTGTTTATGTGCCGTTAGCATTATTGGGAGAGTCCCTGTTTTTGTCCCCGGTCTTTGTGAAAGAGGGGTTGCTATATTATCAAATCCTTGTAATCGGGGCGCCGTTGTTTCTGTTGCAAAACGCAATGGCTGGTTTTTTTATAGGGGTCGGACGCGCCGGATTTGTTACCGCAGCAGTATTGATCAGCAATCTGATGAATATAATTCTAAATTATGTATTGATTTTTGGATTTTGGATTATTCCCCCATTGGGCGCCGCAGGTTCTGCGACGGCATCTATGATTGCAGAAAGCATTCAGCTGATCATTTTGTTCGGAGTATTTTTCAACAAGCACAATCATTTAAAATACTTGACCCGCAAGGCATCTCTTAATTTGAAATTATTATGGGAGCAACTAACCATAGGTGTCCCTGGCGCTGTGGGACACACGTTTGAAATTGGAGGCTGGGCTTTTTTATCAAACTTTAGAGCCGGTCTTGGCGACGCTTATGTAACGGTGATGTCGGTGAGTGGGGCCAGTTACCTTTTGTTTTCATTTTATACAGAAGGGTTGCAAAAAGCAGTTACAGCAATCACATCAAATATGATTGGTTCCAGGGATTATAGAAATATTGAAAAAGCGAAACGTTCTGCCTTTGTGCTTCAGGCGCTGTTTCTAGTGTTGATATTTATACCGTTGGTTGCATGGAGCGAAATTAGCATTCGCCCGTTAATCGACATTGAATTGCTGACACCAGAAACGTTGTTTGCCATTAAAATGGCGTTGTTGGGCAATTTTTTGTTTATGCTTTTTGATGGATATTATTGGATATATTGTGGAATGTTAACGGCAGGTGGTGATACCAAAACGGTTATGGTCGTGAACAGCGTTTCGGTTTGGTTGTTTTGTGTGTTGCCTTCTGTCATCTGGTTAACATACTTTCCTTCAGAATCATATACGGTTAGCTTGTACTCGTTCCCGATATATGGAGCCATTGTAACGGGCATCTTATATTTGAGAGTTCGAAGCAATAAATGGATCAAGCTTGATTTATCTAAAGCTAAATGA
- a CDS encoding peroxiredoxin: MTVLVGKHAPDFKAKVVFGNETKTISLSDYKNKYVVLFFYPLDFTFVCPTEMHAFQEKLSEFKSRDVELLGCSVDSDHAHIAWLNTPKDKGGIQGIEYGIISDLGGQIAKDYDVLSDGNVAYRAVFLIDKSGIVRHQLVNDLPLGRSVEEVLRTVDALQHVEQNGEVCPANWMKGKTAMKATRESVSTYLTQNT, translated from the coding sequence ATGACCGTATTAGTTGGAAAACATGCTCCTGACTTTAAAGCAAAAGTCGTGTTTGGCAATGAAACAAAAACAATCAGCCTATCGGATTACAAAAATAAATATGTTGTTTTGTTCTTTTATCCCTTAGATTTTACCTTCGTCTGCCCCACAGAAATGCACGCATTTCAAGAAAAGCTTAGCGAATTTAAAAGCAGGGACGTTGAATTGCTTGGGTGCAGCGTTGACAGCGATCACGCTCACATTGCTTGGTTGAACACTCCAAAAGACAAGGGTGGAATTCAAGGAATCGAATACGGCATCATCTCTGATCTTGGTGGACAAATTGCAAAGGATTACGATGTGTTGTCGGATGGTAATGTAGCTTATCGCGCTGTATTCTTAATCGATAAAAGTGGCATTGTGCGTCATCAGCTAGTCAATGATCTGCCCCTTGGACGCAGCGTTGAGGAGGTTTTGCGCACCGTAGACGCCCTTCAACATGTGGAACAAAATGGTGAAGTTTGTCCTGCTAACTGGATGAAGGGTAAAACAGCAATGAAAGCAACCCGAGAAAGTGTTTCAACATACCTAACTCAAAACACCTAA
- the ligA gene encoding NAD-dependent DNA ligase LigA — protein MIDIQTKIQQLADTIRYHDSLYYESDAPEISDAGYDVLRQEYRDLIKQYPQFIPDNDPERHVGSVAAAGFKKITHLKPMLSLDNAFDTDDILSFDERIHRFLNLDFSAPVEYVSELKIDGLSCAVRYRKGKLVLAATRGNGVEGEDVTDNVKTISDIPHHIPFSDEEVEIRGEIYLSKADFLQLNEDRRLAGEALFANPRNAAAGSLRQLDSSITAKRPLRFFAYDLVSSISLKTHKETLTLLETWGFSVNPDRKVCPDIRAGESFYNDIALRRAHLDYDIDGVVYKVNDLELQRRLGYVSRSPRFATAHKFKAEQAVTRLNDIVVQVGRTGILTPVAELEPINVGGVLVSRATLHNEDEINRKRLQIGDQVMIQRAGDVIPQVVESLTQHEHFTPYQLPSQCPVCQSETHRVEGEAARRCVGGFQCDAQVVGRLKHFVSKQAFDIEGLGDKNIEFLYATQRVLVPSDIFTLQHRNGDAFPPLEKEDGWGALSVKNLFAAINGARTIDLHRFIYALGIPQVGEVTAKILARHYPTWDGFMEMLKTQEEALKELESLDGIGPVMAQDIVMFFHTSTQIEWVQNLLQHLTIVSSRQIQTGNLPYDGKTIVFTGTLLNQGRQEAKALAERLGFKVVSSVSSKTDYVVVGEDPGSKATKAKELGVTILSEDEWAALANKK, from the coding sequence ATGATAGACATCCAAACAAAAATTCAGCAATTGGCAGATACAATTCGGTATCATGATAGTCTGTATTATGAAAGTGATGCGCCTGAAATTTCAGATGCGGGCTATGATGTGTTGCGTCAAGAATACCGCGATCTAATTAAACAATATCCCCAGTTTATTCCTGATAACGATCCTGAACGTCATGTGGGGTCTGTGGCAGCAGCGGGATTTAAAAAAATAACGCATTTAAAACCCATGTTATCGTTGGACAATGCCTTTGATACTGACGACATTTTAAGCTTTGATGAACGCATTCATCGGTTTTTAAATTTAGATTTTTCTGCCCCTGTAGAGTATGTTTCGGAGCTTAAAATCGACGGATTGTCGTGCGCGGTGCGATATCGTAAGGGTAAGTTGGTGCTGGCTGCAACTCGGGGAAATGGTGTTGAGGGTGAGGATGTCACCGACAATGTTAAAACGATTTCGGACATACCGCATCACATTCCTTTTTCTGATGAAGAGGTTGAAATTAGGGGAGAGATCTATTTATCAAAAGCAGACTTTCTGCAGCTGAACGAAGATCGTAGGTTAGCGGGTGAAGCCTTGTTTGCGAATCCCAGAAATGCCGCAGCGGGATCGTTGCGTCAATTAGATTCCTCCATTACGGCTAAGCGTCCCTTGCGTTTTTTTGCGTATGATTTAGTGTCATCGATTTCTTTAAAAACACATAAAGAGACATTAACGCTTTTGGAAACATGGGGTTTTTCTGTAAACCCAGATCGAAAAGTGTGCCCAGACATTCGGGCGGGCGAATCTTTTTATAATGATATAGCCCTGCGTAGGGCTCATCTTGACTATGATATTGATGGCGTCGTGTATAAGGTTAACGATTTGGAATTGCAGCGACGATTGGGATATGTATCCCGGTCTCCACGTTTTGCGACTGCCCATAAGTTTAAAGCTGAACAAGCGGTGACTCGATTGAATGATATCGTTGTGCAGGTTGGGCGAACGGGAATCTTAACACCAGTTGCAGAGTTGGAGCCTATCAATGTGGGTGGGGTTTTGGTCTCCAGAGCAACCCTTCACAATGAGGATGAGATTAATCGTAAGCGATTGCAAATCGGTGATCAGGTGATGATACAGCGTGCGGGAGATGTGATTCCGCAAGTTGTTGAATCGCTAACTCAACACGAACATTTTACGCCATATCAACTGCCTTCGCAGTGTCCTGTGTGTCAATCGGAAACGCATCGCGTTGAAGGAGAGGCTGCCAGACGGTGTGTCGGAGGGTTCCAGTGTGATGCACAAGTTGTTGGGCGCTTAAAACATTTTGTATCAAAGCAAGCATTCGATATTGAAGGTTTGGGCGATAAAAATATTGAGTTCTTATATGCAACCCAGCGCGTTCTTGTTCCATCAGACATTTTCACATTGCAGCACCGTAACGGCGATGCGTTTCCACCTTTAGAAAAAGAAGACGGATGGGGCGCCTTATCGGTCAAGAATCTATTTGCGGCAATTAATGGTGCGCGCACTATCGATTTACACCGATTCATATATGCGCTTGGAATACCGCAAGTGGGCGAGGTTACTGCAAAGATTTTAGCGCGTCATTATCCGACGTGGGATGGATTTATGGAGATGTTAAAAACCCAGGAAGAGGCGTTAAAAGAACTGGAATCGTTAGATGGCATTGGTCCTGTAATGGCGCAAGATATCGTAATGTTTTTTCACACATCAACACAGATAGAGTGGGTGCAAAATTTATTGCAGCATTTAACTATTGTGTCCAGTCGTCAGATACAAACGGGCAATCTTCCTTATGATGGTAAAACGATTGTATTTACGGGAACGTTATTGAATCAGGGGCGTCAAGAAGCAAAAGCGCTGGCTGAGCGTTTGGGCTTTAAGGTGGTCAGCAGCGTATCATCTAAAACGGATTATGTTGTTGTTGGCGAAGATCCAGGATCAAAGGCCACAAAAGCAAAAGAGCTTGGGGTGACAATATTATCTGAAGATGAGTGGGCTGCTTTGGCAAACAAAAAGTAA
- the rplI gene encoding 50S ribosomal protein L9, which translates to MEIILTERVHKLGNIGDIVTVKTGFARNFLLPQGKALRATAEAKKKFEADRARIEADHGAKKVEAEKVAAKLEGKVVIVVRQAGDSGQLYGSVTTRDVAAGLVKDEFAVVRQQITIPKVIKELGLHPATVQLHSDVVVNVRINVALSVEEAHAQLQTANKIAGKSYGSEKAVESADAETSEETA; encoded by the coding sequence ATGGAAATCATTTTAACCGAACGCGTTCATAAATTAGGCAACATTGGCGATATCGTCACTGTAAAAACAGGCTTTGCGCGTAACTTTTTGTTACCCCAAGGTAAAGCATTGCGTGCGACTGCAGAAGCAAAGAAGAAATTTGAAGCTGATCGTGCACGTATTGAAGCTGATCATGGCGCTAAAAAAGTTGAAGCAGAAAAAGTTGCTGCAAAACTAGAAGGCAAAGTTGTTATTGTTGTTCGTCAAGCGGGCGATAGTGGTCAATTATATGGATCAGTAACAACTCGTGATGTGGCGGCAGGTCTTGTAAAAGATGAATTCGCAGTAGTTCGTCAACAAATCACAATTCCTAAAGTAATTAAAGAATTGGGATTGCACCCTGCAACTGTTCAATTGCATTCTGATGTTGTTGTGAATGTTCGCATTAACGTTGCACTCAGCGTTGAAGAAGCTCACGCACAATTACAAACTGCAAATAAAATTGCTGGTAAATCATATGGATCAGAAAAAGCTGTTGAATCAGCTGACGCTGAAACATCTGAAGAAACTGCATAA
- a CDS encoding MATE family efflux transporter has protein sequence MSSITFQSFGTLATFRVAFPLMLVALSSNMMLFFGRMVLAKYDVSVMNAAASTVLVCNIFQVAGLSITAMAEIFVGQNNGAENFKQAPNAVWQMILFSCALLFVFVPIAVWGGEFFIASKFQALGLGYFQITMLGGFLVPLLGALASFFVGTGKTTPLIISAIIANITNAYLNITLVFGVDGLISPLGANGAAIATVVALGIQVLFLFFVFTSHSNDAIFKTRRPTFDKKQMLECLRVGLPNAFSRMIEIAGWATIVAYLSTIDESYVTVQTLCHSLIIMFIFAVEGLSKGITAIVSNAIGQGAYWAINTVVKSAGNILIAILVALWFVLWYAPEATILKVMNQAQFVDPELIRHVTLAFKGLWVYFAFNGLSLIIWGVLTAGGDTKFIMWSNTLSTWMFAVIPTYVWVSSFPATPAVPYQYIAPVYGFLGFVIVAIRFYSQSWLKLNLNKAAL, from the coding sequence ATGTCGTCTATAACCTTTCAATCGTTTGGTACTCTTGCAACATTTCGTGTTGCCTTTCCGCTAATGTTAGTCGCGCTGTCTAGCAATATGATGCTGTTCTTTGGGCGGATGGTTTTGGCGAAATATGATGTTTCTGTTATGAATGCTGCTGCCAGTACGGTGCTTGTCTGTAATATTTTTCAGGTCGCGGGGCTTTCCATTACTGCTATGGCTGAAATTTTTGTGGGGCAAAATAATGGTGCTGAAAACTTTAAGCAAGCCCCCAATGCTGTTTGGCAAATGATTTTGTTTTCGTGTGCGCTATTGTTCGTGTTTGTCCCTATCGCTGTGTGGGGAGGAGAGTTTTTTATTGCGAGCAAGTTTCAGGCTCTTGGTTTGGGATATTTTCAAATTACAATGTTGGGCGGTTTTCTTGTGCCTCTGCTGGGGGCGTTGGCCTCTTTTTTTGTGGGGACGGGAAAAACAACGCCTTTAATTATTAGTGCAATTATCGCCAATATTACAAATGCATATTTGAACATAACGCTAGTGTTTGGGGTTGATGGTTTGATTTCTCCACTGGGGGCGAACGGTGCTGCGATTGCTACTGTTGTTGCGTTGGGCATTCAGGTATTATTTTTATTTTTTGTATTTACAAGCCATTCGAATGATGCAATCTTTAAAACAAGGCGTCCAACCTTTGATAAAAAACAGATGCTTGAATGCTTAAGGGTTGGCTTGCCTAACGCATTTAGTCGAATGATTGAAATCGCAGGATGGGCAACTATCGTCGCTTACCTGTCCACAATTGATGAGAGCTATGTAACGGTTCAAACGCTGTGTCATTCTTTAATAATTATGTTTATTTTTGCGGTTGAGGGGTTATCAAAAGGAATTACGGCCATTGTATCCAATGCTATTGGGCAAGGAGCGTATTGGGCAATCAACACCGTTGTTAAATCAGCTGGAAATATATTGATTGCAATCTTGGTGGCGCTTTGGTTTGTATTGTGGTATGCCCCCGAAGCAACGATTTTGAAGGTGATGAATCAAGCGCAGTTTGTAGATCCTGAGCTTATTCGTCATGTTACTTTAGCTTTTAAAGGGCTATGGGTTTATTTTGCATTTAACGGTCTTAGCTTAATTATATGGGGCGTGTTGACAGCGGGGGGTGATACAAAGTTTATTATGTGGAGCAATACGCTTAGCACATGGATGTTTGCCGTGATTCCCACGTATGTTTGGGTTTCAAGCTTTCCAGCGACCCCTGCGGTTCCCTATCAGTATATTGCGCCTGTATATGGATTTTTAGGGTTTGTTATCGTTGCAATTCGTTTTTATAGCCAAAGTTGGCTAAAGCTTAATCTTAACAAAGCGGCACTATAG
- the lpdA gene encoding dihydrolipoyl dehydrogenase: MAKQFDVVVIGAGPAGYVAAIKCAQLGMSVACVDAGDTLGGTCLNVGCIPSKALLHASHKYDETQHHLARFGITTDNVSLDLNVMMNHKTNVVNELTKGIEFLFKKNNIARIKGYASFASASELNIKSATEESTVTAKHFIIATGSNVATLPNIQIDEQRIVSSTGALDLKSVPKHMVVMGGGYIGLEMASIWQRLGAKVSVIEFADRIVPAMDHEVSSALQKILEDQGIAFFLKHKVLNAESSQDSVTVTIESPDGKSSTLDADILLVSIGRRPNTDGLNLKAAGIEPDAKGFIPVNTTYQTTSSNIYAIGDVIGGMMLAHKAEDEGVAVAEIIAGQKPHVNYAAIPAVIYTHPEVATVGKTESELKAAAVEYKVGKFPISVNGRAKAAGETKGFVKVITNTKTDQILGVHIIAADAGTMIAEAALAMEYGASAEDIARTCHAHPTTAEALKEASMAAWNKAIHL, translated from the coding sequence ATGGCAAAACAATTTGATGTTGTTGTAATTGGCGCGGGTCCAGCTGGATACGTGGCCGCAATAAAATGCGCTCAACTTGGAATGAGTGTCGCATGCGTTGATGCGGGGGATACGCTAGGTGGAACATGCCTAAACGTTGGATGCATTCCGTCTAAAGCCCTGCTGCATGCTTCGCACAAATATGACGAGACCCAACATCATCTTGCTCGGTTTGGAATAACAACAGACAACGTATCTTTAGATCTTAACGTCATGATGAACCACAAAACCAACGTGGTCAACGAACTTACAAAGGGTATCGAATTTCTATTCAAGAAAAACAATATTGCTCGAATCAAAGGATATGCATCGTTTGCTTCTGCTTCAGAACTTAACATAAAAAGTGCTACAGAAGAATCAACCGTAACAGCAAAACATTTTATTATTGCCACGGGCTCCAATGTAGCAACATTACCCAATATCCAAATTGACGAACAGCGAATTGTGTCGTCCACTGGCGCCTTAGACTTAAAAAGCGTTCCCAAACACATGGTTGTAATGGGCGGCGGATATATTGGTCTTGAAATGGCCAGCATATGGCAACGATTAGGGGCAAAAGTTTCGGTTATCGAATTTGCTGATCGCATTGTTCCCGCCATGGATCACGAAGTATCATCAGCCTTACAAAAGATTTTGGAAGATCAAGGCATCGCATTCTTCCTAAAACACAAAGTATTAAACGCAGAGTCCTCTCAAGATTCTGTCACCGTCACAATAGAATCCCCTGATGGAAAATCATCGACTTTGGACGCAGACATCCTGTTGGTCTCCATTGGCAGACGCCCAAATACCGATGGGCTAAATTTAAAAGCAGCCGGTATTGAGCCTGATGCAAAAGGATTTATTCCCGTGAACACAACCTATCAAACAACCTCATCCAATATTTATGCGATTGGCGATGTCATTGGCGGCATGATGCTGGCTCACAAAGCAGAAGACGAAGGCGTTGCCGTTGCTGAAATTATTGCGGGTCAGAAACCTCACGTGAACTATGCCGCAATCCCTGCTGTAATTTATACCCATCCAGAGGTTGCAACTGTTGGAAAAACAGAAAGCGAATTAAAGGCTGCAGCCGTTGAATACAAAGTTGGAAAATTTCCAATTTCTGTAAATGGTCGAGCAAAAGCCGCAGGCGAAACAAAAGGCTTTGTAAAAGTAATTACGAATACAAAAACCGATCAAATTTTAGGCGTTCACATTATTGCAGCAGACGCAGGAACCATGATCGCCGAGGCAGCCCTTGCAATGGAATATGGAGCCTCTGCCGAAGATATTGCGCGCACGTGTCACGCCCACCCCACCACAGCAGAAGCTTTAAAAGAAGCCTCTATGGCAGCATGGAACAAGGCAATTCATTTATAA
- a CDS encoding 4-hydroxybenzoate octaprenyltransferase, whose translation MQLLNDYVQLCRLNRPIGVWLLLFPGFVGLAVSSPEVPLKYWVVFVVGAVVMRSAGCIYNDIVDRPFDGRVARTKSRPLVRINNPVPLRWALAFLTINLVTGFICLLQFNLSTIFVGFAAAAMIVTYPWLKRITYWPQLFLGFTMNMGFIIGCFSMNESVSFPNLLIYVGMIMWTLGYDTIYGFQDMDDDALIGVKSSALKLRQSPRLFVSLMYLSTTTCWMFAGNLLQFSWGYYVGIALIAVLLAWQVLTLNIHDSNNCLMRFKSNQWVGLIVLCAVLVGG comes from the coding sequence ATGCAGTTATTAAATGATTATGTTCAACTGTGTCGACTGAATAGACCGATCGGTGTTTGGTTATTATTGTTTCCGGGGTTTGTGGGGTTGGCAGTGTCTTCACCAGAGGTTCCCTTGAAATATTGGGTTGTTTTTGTCGTCGGCGCTGTGGTGATGAGATCTGCTGGGTGCATTTATAACGATATTGTTGATCGTCCTTTTGACGGTCGGGTGGCGCGCACAAAAAGTCGCCCCCTTGTTCGCATAAACAATCCCGTGCCATTACGATGGGCGCTCGCTTTTTTGACCATAAATTTAGTGACAGGATTTATATGTTTGTTGCAGTTTAATCTTTCAACGATTTTTGTTGGGTTTGCAGCGGCAGCAATGATTGTCACATACCCATGGTTGAAACGCATTACGTATTGGCCGCAATTGTTTTTGGGGTTTACCATGAACATGGGGTTTATCATCGGGTGTTTTTCAATGAATGAATCTGTAAGTTTCCCCAATCTTTTAATATACGTTGGAATGATCATGTGGACACTTGGATATGATACGATATATGGATTTCAAGATATGGATGATGACGCGTTGATTGGTGTAAAATCCAGCGCATTAAAATTGCGCCAATCGCCCCGATTGTTTGTTTCCCTTATGTATTTAAGTACAACCACCTGTTGGATGTTTGCAGGAAATCTGTTGCAATTTTCTTGGGGGTATTATGTTGGGATTGCGTTAATTGCAGTGCTGCTTGCGTGGCAGGTGTTGACGCTTAACATTCATGATTCGAACAATTGTTTGATGCGATTTAAATCTAATCAATGGGTTGGGCTAATAGTGTTGTGTGCGGTTTTAGTTGGGGGATAA